The Spirochaetota bacterium region ATTTTATTCTTTGGCCTTCTATAAGGGTTTGAGTTAGTACATTTTTTCCTTTGATATCAGCTACGTACAAAATATGAGGTATGGATTTGTATCCGGGTTTTAAAATAAAAATTGTAATGAGTATTCCTACAATAAGGATGGAGAAGGTAAAAGCAATACTGCGCCGGTATGTTTGGACAAAGTTGGAAATAGTATTCTTAAATGTTTTTTTATCGTAATATTGCAGTTGACTTGAATAATAATGCAAAATGGATGATAATACATCCTTGGAGGGTTCAACGGGTTTTTGGGGGGCGATAGCAACCTTAATTAGTCTTAATTTTTTTAAACAAATATCGCACTTTTCAATATGAAGCAAGGCTTTTCTTGCCTCATCTTTATCAAGACTGTTTTTTACCAGGGCTAGTAATGTGAGTTCATTGAGATGCTTCATAGCATATATTTACCCCTTAATTATATTACAATTATATCATAAAAATTGGTCATTAAAAGCTATAAATTTTCGTAAAATCCCTTATTTTTTAAATATGAAACTATATGGATTACTGTAGATTGTAATTTACGACGAACTGTCCGTTCAGATATTTGAAGTAATTTTGCAATTTCTTCATTTGAATAGTTGTTCTCTCTTTTTAAAATAAAAATTGAGCGGCTGATTGGATCAAGTTCTTTCAGGGCATTTGCAACTTCTTGCTGTATTTCCTGAAATAATAAGTCATTTTCGACAGTATCATTTGATATTACATAAGGGCTATCTTCTTCAAAACTATCTGTTCTTACATTTTTTTTAAGATAGTTAATAGATAAATTATGAGCAGATGTATATAATAATGATTTTACTGTATTGGGATTAATATCAGTTTTTTTTGAGTATTCAATTAAATTAATAAATGTATCCTGCAAAATATCTTCCGCCGATTCATATGAACCAATAAGGTGATAAATATAATTGAAAATTTCTTTGTAATATGTTGTATATAATGAAATAAGTTCTTCTTTTGAAATCATATTTTTTTTATAAAAAAATGTCCGTTTTTTATATTATGGATTGTATTATACTTCAAAGAGTTGATAATAAATAAATTTTATCAACAAAAAATTTTTAAATAACTCTATTAGGAGGGTTGTATGAAAAAGTTGTTAGCTACATTAGTATCACTGCTTTTTGCTGCAGCTGTATTTGCTCAGGCTCCAGCACAGAAGGAAGCTCCAAAAGCTGCTGAGCAGCCAAAAAAAGTTGAAGCAAAGAAAGAAGAAAAGAAAGAAGTAAAAGCTCAGAAGAAAGAAGCAAAAGAAGTAAAGAAAGAAGAAAAGAAAGAAGTAAAGGAACAGAAGGGTGCTGCAAAGTAACAACCCCATTAATTTAAATCATAATAATAAGCCATGCTATAAAAGCATGGCTTATTTTTTAATAGTGTAAAAAAATATAATTAATTTAAAAATAAAAATTTTTCACAAATTGGATTACTATAGGGTAATCATAATATTTTAGTATAGTCAAAATGCATTATTTATTACAAATAAGGAATATATATGAAAACTCTGCTTAATAAAAATGTTATTTTTATCTTAATAATTTTTTATTTGATAGTAATACATATAACATTAGTACATTCGAAAGGATTAGAAGCAACAATTGGGTTTAAAAGCAAATACACTTCGGGTATTTCTGATTCTAATATCGTATATAAGCCTTATGGTAAGATAGGGTATGATATTGATTTTTTAGAGATTAATATAACAGGTACATATACAATTCATCAACAGATAACTGATGGTTTGGGTAATTTTGCTGAAATTAATACAAGCCAGATTTTGATTCAATCACTCATCAATATCGCAGATGTTTTTGAAGTAGGCGGAGGATACTCATTAACGAAAGGTGATAGATCGTATAATAGCAGCATGTATAAGATAAATGGGTGTTTGTATATTGGGGATATCACATTAGATATGGATTATTCAAATGAACATATTGAATATTACTTCACTACTGATGTAGAGAGCAAGAGCAAAACATTTATTGGTTCATTGGATTATGATGCTAATGATTCATTAGGATACGAATTAGAGTATCACTATTTGTCCAATAATTTTTCAAACTTGGACTATACATATACCAAAAACATTATACGAACAGGACTGTCGCTATATAGAGATACCACGATTTATATGGCTGGTATTAATGTTGGCAAAGATTCTGGAGATTATATGATTTACGGTTCTGATCTTGCGGTCAGTAAAAAAATATATCAGAAGTTAAAAATAATGATATTATATGCTTTAGATTATTATAACGCTCCTACAGTTGTCACAGTTTCTGGAGGTGGACATGGTGGAAATAACAATGCCGGGCACAAGGGGATGAATCCATATTTACGGTCTAATCTTATTGGAAAGTCATTTTTTTCTCACTCATTAAGTGTTTCATTTTCATATTCTTTTTAACAAAATATACTTGATGTTTTAAAAATAATTTTTGCGATAGTAATAAATAGTAATAAATATATATAGAAATAAGAAATATTTAGTATTCAGGAGCTATCGGTGCTTGAGCAGAAAATCGAAAAATTAAAAAAGCAAAAAAAAGCAATTATACTTGCCCATAATTATCAAAATCCCCAAGTTCAGGATATTGCTGATTACACCGGTGATTCTTTAGAGCTGTCAAAGATAGCAGCAAACAACGATGCAGAGATTATTATTTTCTGCGGTGTTCATTTTATGGCAGAATCAGCATATATACTATCGCCCCAAAAAAAAGTTATTTTGCCTGATATAACAGCTGGATGCCCCATGGCTGATATGGCACAAGTTGAAGATGTTATTGAAATGAAAAATAGGTATCCTGAAGCAGCAGTTGTAACATATATTAATTCTTCAGCAGATGTGAAAGCAATGTCGGATATATGTGTTACATCTTCAAATGCAGTTAATATCGTCAATAAACTCAGGAGTGAAACAATAATTTTTATACCCGATAGGAACTTGGCACAGTATGTTCAACGATTCACATCAAAAAAAATAATCCCATGGAAGGGATTTTGTCCAACTCACGATCGTTTTACAAAAGAAGAATTGATTGCAGTTAAGCAAAGATATCCTGATGCTTTTGTAATTGTTCATCCTGAATGCAGGCCAGAAATAATTGATATGGCAGATATGACTTTGTCAACCGGACAGATGGTCAAAAATGTGAATACGATAAAAAATAATGAAATAATAATTGGTACAGAAGAAGGCATGCTTCATAAATTAAAAAAAATTGCTCCTCAGAAAGAATTTATTCTTGCTTCAAAAAGTTTTATATGCCCAAATATGAAAAAGATTACTTTGGAAAAAATTTTCAAAGCTTTATCAGAAGAACAGCCTATAGTCACAGTTGAAGAAAATATCAGGATAAAGGCTTTGACAGCATTACAGCGAATGTTAGATCTATCCTGATTTGTGGTGAGGCATATTTTGGAAAATATTGAATTAAGTGATGAAATTCAAAAAATACGTGAAAGAACATTTAACCCTGAATTTAAAGAACTAATTGCAAAAGTTATTAATAAGCCCGATGTTACAATAGATAACCCAAACATGTTGCTTTACTCATTGCATGAGCTATACTATACTTTTCTGAGCAGATCATTTAATGATTCTGCATCGTTTATAAATCCTGAAATTAATTATGAAAACAGATTACAATTCATTGGAGAAGAATTAAGTGGCAAACTGAAATCATTAGGCTTTGTTGAGTCTGTAATTTTTCTTTATGATTTTAAACAAAATTATTTTGGAATTTTAACTAATTCATTCAGTGAAAATATTTTTAGAGATTTTTTTATTACATTATCAGATGATATTTATAAAAAAATTTTACATGAGCCTGATGGAGTAGTAATTGATTTTAATTCAATTAAAAATGATGAATTATATAAAAAAAGAATAGTATTATTTGACGAACAAAGCTTTTTGATCTGGGCATTTTCAACATATCATCTTGTAAAAAAGATTTTATCTTTTTTTAACATTCCGTGCCCTGCAGCTATAGAGATTTTTTGCCCTATAATATTTGTTAAAGTACATGAGAAATTTACAATTAATGACAACATAATGAATGAGTTATACTGTAATTGCATTTCTATAATATTTTCATTAGTGGAATTATATTCAGCAATAAGTAAAAGTTCCCTTTTTTATGGTTCAAATTATTTCCATGAAGTATTTAAGGTTTTTGAAAATTATTATTATATTTCAAAAGCAAGCGATTGTACAAAATATGTAATTATCAAGTCAAAATTTGAAGATCAGAATATATATTGCCTTTTCAGATATTTATCACAAAAATTTAAAGAGTTAAAATCTGTTTCCTGTATAAATTACAGGCCAATGATAGGATTGATTTTATTGTTTATATATGAAGAAAACAAAGATATAGAAGATGAAATTAGAACACTGTCTTCAATATTCATTGATTCAATTAAAATAGGAATTGTAGATAAATCAAAGATTAATAACCCGGTTTCATTATATAAATATATTGTTGATTTATAAAATAAATCTATATTAAATTTTTTATTAATAAATAAAATATACTTGAATAAAAATAATTTATTATTATCATTATTATTTTAAGACATATTTTTATCAATTTTTTAAAACGATTTTTTAAATATGATTTGAAATTATTTTAAGAAAATGTTGGTAAAAATAGAGCAAATAAAAAAAGTTTTAGAGAATAATCCAGGTTGTGTGTTGAAATATTTACAAAACTATACTGTAAAAGGGAAAACCTATCATGAATTAGACCAAATATTTGTTGATGATTTATATAGGTTTGAGCAAGCTGGCATAGAAACAGTTGATATAAAATATGATGAGATAGTTTATAGTTTATTGTCTACACTATATCCTGTTGAATACCGTATACCGTACGCCTGGGCTGATTTTATTACCTTTGACCGTAAATTGGAGACCTTAGAAAGGGTTAGTACATTGACAAAACGAAAACGTTATTTAATCTGTGTAGGTGATATTTACTCTTACGATCAACATACTGGTAAAAGAGTTACTATTTTCAGACATAACGATGCAATAGATTATAAACGGTGGAATCAAGTGAAACGTCTTCTTGACAAGAATAAGCGCATATACTACAGGAATTCAGAAAATGGTATTATTATTTTTGTTAATCTCCAACCACATGCGGAATCAAGTTATATTGAGCGATTTAAAAAAAATACTGATCTAGTAAGTGCGATAGTTGCTCGTAAAAAAGATTGTAAAATAGAAATATCACCTGATTTTATACCAACTGAAGATGTCTACACTATAAATGATCCAAAAGACCTTTTAAAATTTTATCAGCAATCTAATGCACGACTAATAATTATTGGCGAAACATTAAATGATGATTATAGAAAAGCATTATTGCAGGTAAAGGAATATGATAAATTTGCAAGAATGATGGTGGTACCCAATCTTGATTTGAGAAATATTGACCATTTTTTATTACAAGTAAAAATGGTATATAATGCAGATAGGTGGACAGAGTGAAAGGAGAATGTTTGAGTGAAAAAACCTAAAAAAAAATCTATATTAAAATATTTTGAGCCAATAGATTCAGAAAAGACATTATCAGAAAATTTTGGTTCTCTTGATCTAGAGGGAAGTTTTGGGTATTTTGCTTTGAGTAACCAGAATAAAAATTTGTTTTTAAATAGATTGAATGTAGACACACTCTACAAAATGATTAAAAAAGTTGGCTTGGTTGATCACTTGATGAAAATAGGATTTAGTAATATATTGATTGATGTTGATAAGGATGATGCGCAAATTCATTATTTAAAAATATATTATGAAAAAATAGATCCTAATCATCTTTTAATTGATTTAAGAGTATCTGAA contains the following coding sequences:
- a CDS encoding RNA polymerase sigma factor, producing the protein MISKEELISLYTTYYKEIFNYIYHLIGSYESAEDILQDTFINLIEYSKKTDINPNTVKSLLYTSAHNLSINYLKKNVRTDSFEEDSPYVISNDTVENDLLFQEIQQEVANALKELDPISRSIFILKRENNYSNEEIAKLLQISERTVRRKLQSTVIHIVSYLKNKGFYENL
- the nadA gene encoding quinolinate synthase NadA: MLEQKIEKLKKQKKAIILAHNYQNPQVQDIADYTGDSLELSKIAANNDAEIIIFCGVHFMAESAYILSPQKKVILPDITAGCPMADMAQVEDVIEMKNRYPEAAVVTYINSSADVKAMSDICVTSSNAVNIVNKLRSETIIFIPDRNLAQYVQRFTSKKIIPWKGFCPTHDRFTKEELIAVKQRYPDAFVIVHPECRPEIIDMADMTLSTGQMVKNVNTIKNNEIIIGTEEGMLHKLKKIAPQKEFILASKSFICPNMKKITLEKIFKALSEEQPIVTVEENIRIKALTALQRMLDLS